The following proteins are encoded in a genomic region of Dioscorea cayenensis subsp. rotundata cultivar TDr96_F1 chromosome 8, TDr96_F1_v2_PseudoChromosome.rev07_lg8_w22 25.fasta, whole genome shotgun sequence:
- the LOC120267616 gene encoding glycine-rich protein DOT1-like — translation MKKIIIILSLLLLFLNFLHFPTSARELTSTSDSTSDPTSSQRKSTSKTTTTKPGDTTAADSSGFGFDFGNIPDFSGNGWSNYGGGGNYGGGYGSGYGGPGGGYSHHGVVRPSVVCTERGPCYKKRVTCPAKCFTSYSHSGKNGGGGGGGGGCSIDCKKHCVGYC, via the coding sequence atgaagaagatcatcatcatcctttcccttcttctccttttcctcAACTTCCTCCACTTCCCCACTTCCGCCCGGGAACTCACTTCCACTTCCGATTCCACTTCCGATCCCACTTCCTCACAAAGGAAGTCCACTTCcaaaaccaccaccaccaaaccCGGTGACACCACCGCCGCCGACTCAAGCGGCTTCGGCTTCGACTTCGGCAACATCCCTGACTTCTCCGGCAACGGCTGGAGCAACTACGGCGGAGGCGGCAACTATGGCGGAGGCTACGGCTCCGGCTACGGCGGCCCCGGCGGCGGTTACTCCCACCACGGCGTCGTTAGGCCAAGCGTTGTTTGCACTGAGCGTGGACCGTGCTATAAAAAGCGTGTGACTTGCCCGGCCAAGTGCTTCACTTCATACAGCCACTCCGGCAAGAAcggcggcggcggtggcggtggcggtggtTGCTCCATTGATTGCAAGAAGCACTGTGTTGGTTACTGTtga